ATTGCCAGCACTGTCAGTACGCGTCCCATTTCGGTCGCTAATCCCAGGTCACCTAGCATCGGTGCAACCAGTGCAGATGTAGTGACCAAAGCAACAGTTGATGAACCTTGCGCTGTTTTCAAAGCAGCGGCCACGATAAATGGCATAAACAGACCGATGCCCAGAGTAGAGAGCGTCTCGCCCAGTTGAGGTCCCACACCAGTTGCTTTAAGTACGGCACCGAATGCACCGCCTGCACCCGTGATCAGCAGAATTGGAGCAGCAGTAGAAATCGCATCAGAAACCTGGGCAGTCAGTGCTTCACCTTTCGTTGGTTTATCTTCCGATGTTTTCACCAGTGGTAGGGCGATGAATAGGCCAATAACCAGTGCATTAAGCGGTGACCCCAGAAAAGCCAGTGCGGTTTTTAATGTGCCGTCACCAAGTGGAGCACTTGGGTAATTGGCAATCGAACCGAGGCAGATCAGGACTATGGGGATCAATATAGGGGAGAAGGCCTGAGCAGCTGTTGGTAATTTCCCGTAGCGAGCTTTGAGTGTTTCGTAACTCTCTGTTACTTCGTCATCTTCACCACACTCGTAGCGTGAAGATGCATAATTTGCCCAAGCCAGGCCTGCCAGCGCAGTTGCTGCGGCCACAATCAGACCTAAACCAATGACCAGCCCTAAATTGTTTGTCAGATCGAGGTTACCGGCTGCGGCAATAGGGCCTGGAGTTGGTGGAACAAAAGTGTGTGTGGCATAAAGGCCGGTTGCCAGCGCAACACTCATGCCGACAGCTGAGACGCCCATACGCTTGGTCATGGCGCGTTTCAGTGAGTTCAGAATCACATACCCTGAATCACAAAATACGGGAATGGATACTAGATAACCTATCAGTGACATGGTCATTCTGGGAAAGCGATCACCAAGCAGTTTGATAATGGTATCTGCCATTGTGATAGCAGCGCCAGAGCGTTCAAGGATGGTCCCAATGATGGTACCCAGCATGATCACTAGACCGATGTATCCCAGAATACCGCCAAAGCCACCACTGATGGTTTTAGCGATGCTACTCAATGGCAAGCCTGAAAGCAGGGCTGTTAAAAAGGCGGCGCCAAGTAACGCGAGAAAGGGATGAATTTTAAATTTGGACGTTGATAGCACCACAAATGCGATGGCTACCAATAACACGATAACGAGTTCCATGATTGAATCTCCTTGTAGGGTAATGGCATTTGTTATGTTGTTATCATGTTTATTTTCCAGACTGATATTGATGAAAACTATGTTTTAATTTACAAATTACTTGGCTTTTTTTCGTTATTTTTTGTTTAAACTAACAATCCATTGTGAAGTCGGCCTGATAGTCAAAGCAGCATAAATAAGCCCTTTATGCTGAAAATTTGTCAGTTCAAAACCGGTACATTCTTCAACCTGCCTTAGCCGGTACCGTACCGTATTGGGGTGAATGGAAAGCGACGAAGCAGCTTTATCTATATCACTGTTCTGGAGAAACCAAGTTTGTAGTGTGCTCAGCAGCACCGGATTTTTATCGGTAATGGCTTGGAGAATACTTTCGACTTGTTCAAGTTGCCAAGTTTCGGAAATCGGATTAAGCAGGGCTGCCAGCGGGTAATCAGATATATTGGCTAAATGCTCAGTTTCCGGCAGGCCGTTCAGCAAAGAACATAATCCGGAAAAAGCGCTGCGTACTTCACCAATGGAATGAGCTGGAGTGCTGAAT
The nucleotide sequence above comes from Grimontia kaedaensis. Encoded proteins:
- a CDS encoding GntP family permease, yielding MELVIVLLVAIAFVVLSTSKFKIHPFLALLGAAFLTALLSGLPLSSIAKTISGGFGGILGYIGLVIMLGTIIGTILERSGAAITMADTIIKLLGDRFPRMTMSLIGYLVSIPVFCDSGYVILNSLKRAMTKRMGVSAVGMSVALATGLYATHTFVPPTPGPIAAAGNLDLTNNLGLVIGLGLIVAAATALAGLAWANYASSRYECGEDDEVTESYETLKARYGKLPTAAQAFSPILIPIVLICLGSIANYPSAPLGDGTLKTALAFLGSPLNALVIGLFIALPLVKTSEDKPTKGEALTAQVSDAISTAAPILLITGAGGAFGAVLKATGVGPQLGETLSTLGIGLFMPFIVAAALKTAQGSSTVALVTTSALVAPMLGDLGLATEMGRVLTVLAIGAGAMTVSHANDSFFWVVTQFSKMSVSTAYRAQTIATLIQGLTGIVTVYILSLILL